Proteins encoded within one genomic window of Fragaria vesca subsp. vesca linkage group LG1, FraVesHawaii_1.0, whole genome shotgun sequence:
- the LOC101313360 gene encoding uncharacterized acetyltransferase At3g50280-like has product MEHFRFICSTTVQPSSQIDQPTLRIELTPCDLQLIVLDYIQKGILFHKPQSNYPKDPNKSLLEHLKASFSRTLDIFYPLAGRLAITENDQDNTTSFSVDCNGVGAQFVHAAADGVTVADVLDPILVPDDIVYSFFPLNGVLNYQGTSTPLLAVQVTELVDGIFIGLSMNHSVVDGTSFWNFFNTWSDISRCGKTSQPVPIFSRQFLDGIIDLPVRIPHFRDQIPAAESTSSLPPVLLQQRVFHFSKEKIAGIKAKANSQMGTSKISSLQALLGRLWLSIARAECHSSGTDQETKYKILVGMRQRLKPPLPDQYLGNAVLFGVVKSTVGNLVEQ; this is encoded by the coding sequence ATGGAGCACTTTCGATTTATATGTTCTACTACTGTGCAACCCTCGAGCCAAATTGATCAGCCTACTCTTAGAATTGAGTTAACACCTTGTGATCTGCAACTCATTGTGTTAGATTACATCCAAAAGGGCATTCTCTTCCACAAACCTCAATCCAATTACCCGAAAGATCCCAACAAGAGCTTACTCGAGCATCTAAAAGCCTCCTTCTCCCGCACATTGGACATCTTCTATCCCCTCGCCGGCCGTCTCGCCATAACTGAAAATGATCAAGATAACACAACCTCATTTTCCGTTGACTGCAACGGCGTCGGAGCCCAATTTGTCCATGCAGCCGCCGATGGTGTCACGGTGGCGGATGTCCTCGATCCTATTTTAGTTCCCGACGACATCGTTTACTCATTCTTCCCGTTGAATGGTGTTTTGAACTACCAAGGCACGTCCACGCCGTTGCTTGCAGTGCAAGTCACAGAGCTTGTTGATGGCATATTCATTGGTCTTAGTATGAATCACTCAGTTGTTGATGGTACGTCGTTTTGGAACTTCTTCAATACTTGGTCCGACATCTCTCGTTGCGGGAAAACTTCGCAGCCGGTGCCGATTTTCAGCCGTCAGTTTCTTGATGGCATAATTGATCTCCCGGTTCGCATACCTCACTTCCGGGACCAAATCCCTGCTGCAGAAAGTACTTCTTCTTTACCTCCAGTTCTCCTGCAACAAAGAGTGTTTCACTTCTCTAAAGAAAAAATTGCAGGGATTAAAGCTAAAGCAAATTCCCAAATGGGAACGAGCAAGATCTCATCCCTTCAAGCACTCTTGGGTCGTCTTTGGTTATCCATAGCCCGAGCTGAATGTCACAGTTCAGGCACTGACCAAGAGACTAAATACAAGATCTTAGTAGGGATGAGGCAGAGATTGAAGCCGCCATTGCCGGACCAATACCTCGGAAATGCGGTTCTATTTGGGGTAGTGAAGTCCACGGTAGGCAATCTGGTTGAGCAATAA